One Streptomyces sp. NBC_01237 genomic region harbors:
- a CDS encoding ABC transporter permease — protein sequence MRNDLKPSRLSLRDIFRVGAVGLRARRARVVLSALGIAIGIATMVAVVGLSESSRADLMAQLDRLGTNLLTAEAGEDETGNPVKLPKNAVAMVERVGPVRHATATADVDARIRRSDVVPEERTAGVITQAVRTDLLSTLGGEVARGVWLNPVGERLPTTVLGAVAAERLGITRPGGTIMMNDTRVVVVGILEPIELVPTLDRVAMVGFPAAERYFGFDGHPTTIFERSTDASVEDVWAILARTISPGRESGVKVSRPSDALAAKAATDKGLTTLMLGLGAVALLVGGVGVANTMVISVLERRREIGLRRSLGATRNAIRLQFLTESLLLSALGGATGALLGAAATYGFAQVQGWTAVVPPWSLAGGLAATLLIGVVAGLYPAIRASRLHPTVALNAT from the coding sequence ATGAGGAACGACCTCAAGCCCTCCCGTCTCTCCCTCCGCGACATCTTCCGGGTCGGCGCGGTCGGCCTCCGGGCGCGCCGGGCGCGCGTGGTGCTCTCGGCGCTCGGGATCGCCATCGGTATCGCGACCATGGTCGCGGTCGTCGGCCTGTCCGAGTCGAGCCGCGCGGACCTGATGGCCCAGCTCGACCGGCTCGGCACCAACCTCCTCACCGCGGAGGCGGGCGAGGACGAGACGGGGAACCCGGTCAAGCTCCCCAAGAACGCGGTCGCGATGGTCGAGAGGGTCGGCCCGGTGCGGCACGCCACGGCCACCGCCGACGTCGACGCCCGTATCCGCCGCAGCGATGTGGTCCCCGAGGAGCGGACCGCCGGTGTCATCACCCAGGCGGTGCGCACCGACCTGCTGTCCACGCTCGGCGGCGAGGTCGCCAGGGGCGTCTGGCTGAACCCGGTCGGCGAACGCCTCCCGACAACGGTCCTCGGCGCGGTGGCGGCGGAACGCCTCGGCATCACCCGCCCCGGCGGGACGATCATGATGAACGACACGCGCGTGGTCGTCGTCGGCATCCTCGAACCGATCGAACTGGTCCCCACCCTGGACCGGGTGGCCATGGTCGGATTCCCCGCCGCCGAGCGCTACTTCGGCTTCGACGGCCACCCCACCACCATCTTCGAGCGTTCCACGGACGCTTCGGTGGAGGATGTGTGGGCGATCCTGGCCCGCACCATCAGCCCCGGCCGCGAGTCGGGCGTCAAGGTCTCCCGCCCCTCGGACGCGCTGGCCGCCAAGGCCGCCACCGACAAGGGTCTGACGACCCTGATGCTCGGTCTGGGCGCGGTGGCCCTCCTGGTCGGTGGTGTGGGCGTCGCCAACACCATGGTCATCTCCGTCCTGGAACGCCGCCGGGAGATCGGCCTGCGCCGCTCGCTGGGCGCGACCCGCAACGCGATCCGGCTCCAGTTCCTCACCGAGTCGCTGCTGCTGTCGGCGCTGGGCGGGGCGACGGGCGCACTGCTCGGCGCGGCGGCGACGTACGGCTTCGCGCAGGTCCAGGGGTGGACGGCGGTGGTGCCGCCCTGGTCCCTGGCGGGCGGCCTGGCCGCCACCCTGCTGATCGGCGTGGTCGCGGGCCTCTACCCGGCGATCCGCGCCTCCCGTCTCCACCCGACGGTGGCTCTGAACGCGACGTGA
- a CDS encoding MFS transporter: protein MAEATDSGTIWRPPTAPPQRIISPSRAHIACGRAETAAGRLGAFGVEVSRLIDALKARGLTSRWSSGALQGTAVCVAGTAMASFPFVDASGPRLLLIGMTFGCTAVAIPPHYMTTAEVVPTAQRGAVFGIVAATGTLPGLIAPSLTGHLIDAATTQAAGYRTAFLVTAVVMVVAGAFAVAAIRPEHDARRLASAPGPRTKHTEG from the coding sequence ATGGCTGAGGCGACGGATTCCGGCACCATCTGGAGGCCCCCGACAGCACCGCCGCAGCGGATCATCTCGCCGAGCCGGGCCCACATCGCGTGCGGTCGCGCTGAAACCGCCGCGGGCCGACTCGGCGCCTTCGGAGTCGAGGTCTCCCGGCTCATCGACGCCCTCAAGGCGCGCGGCCTGACGAGCCGCTGGTCGAGCGGTGCTCTACAGGGCACCGCCGTATGTGTCGCGGGGACGGCGATGGCCTCCTTCCCCTTCGTCGACGCGTCGGGCCCCCGCCTCCTGCTGATCGGCATGACCTTCGGCTGCACCGCCGTCGCGATCCCCCCGCACTACATGACCACGGCCGAGGTGGTCCCCACCGCCCAGCGCGGAGCGGTGTTCGGCATCGTCGCCGCGACCGGCACCCTCCCCGGCCTCATCGCGCCGTCGCTCACCGGCCACCTCATCGACGCGGCAACCACGCAGGCGGCGGGATACCGGACCGCGTTCCTCGTCACCGCCGTCGTCATGGTCGTCGCCGGGGCGTTCGCGGTCGCCGCGATCCGGCCGGAGCACGACGCGCGACGCCTGGCCTCGGCCCCCGGCCCGCGCACGAAGCACACGGAGGGGTGA
- a CDS encoding NAD(P)/FAD-dependent oxidoreductase: MNTVSTVNGGISFWYAQEGTPTPREPLPGDATADVCIVGGGYTGLWTAYYLKKAVPFLNITVLEAKFCGYGASGRNGGWLYNGIAGRDRYAKLHGHDAAVRLQKAMNSTVDEVIAVAAEENIDADIHRGGVLEVAHTPAQLARLKDFHSVEIAFGETDRVLRGARETAERVNVTGAIGSTWTPHGARLHPVKLVKGLADTVEALGVTLHESTPVTEIRPKHAVTPYGTVRAPYILRCTEGFTANLKGHKRTWLPMNSSMIATEPLPRSVWDTLGWDGRETLGDLAHAYVYAQRTADDRIALGGRGVPYRYASAAARSGDGRTRPATVEALRDLMVRLFPTTAGARIDHTWSGVLGVPRDWCATVSLDRSTGLGWAGGYVGSGVATANLAARTLRDLIQQDSGQAGPTDLTTLPWVNHKVRRWEPEPLRWLGVHGMYAAYRAADRREATSPRTGTDPIAKVADRIAGRH; the protein is encoded by the coding sequence ATGAACACCGTCAGTACCGTCAACGGCGGCATATCGTTCTGGTACGCGCAGGAGGGCACCCCCACACCCCGCGAACCCCTGCCGGGCGACGCGACCGCCGACGTCTGCATCGTCGGCGGCGGTTACACCGGACTCTGGACGGCGTACTACCTCAAGAAGGCCGTCCCCTTCCTCAACATCACCGTGCTGGAAGCGAAGTTCTGCGGGTACGGCGCCTCCGGGCGCAACGGCGGCTGGCTCTACAACGGCATCGCGGGCCGCGACCGGTACGCGAAACTCCACGGCCACGACGCGGCGGTCCGGCTCCAGAAGGCGATGAACAGCACCGTCGACGAGGTCATCGCCGTCGCCGCCGAGGAGAACATCGACGCCGACATCCACCGGGGCGGCGTCCTGGAAGTGGCCCACACCCCGGCCCAGCTCGCCCGCCTGAAGGACTTCCACTCCGTCGAGATCGCGTTCGGCGAGACCGACCGCGTCCTGCGCGGCGCCCGCGAGACCGCCGAACGCGTCAACGTCACCGGAGCCATCGGCTCCACCTGGACCCCGCACGGCGCACGGCTGCACCCGGTCAAACTGGTCAAGGGCCTCGCCGACACCGTGGAAGCCCTCGGCGTCACCCTCCACGAGTCCACCCCCGTCACCGAGATCAGACCCAAACACGCCGTCACCCCGTACGGCACGGTCCGCGCCCCCTACATCCTGCGCTGCACCGAGGGCTTCACCGCGAACCTCAAGGGACACAAGCGCACCTGGCTCCCGATGAACTCCTCGATGATCGCGACCGAACCGCTCCCCCGGTCCGTCTGGGACACCCTCGGATGGGACGGCCGCGAAACGCTGGGCGACCTGGCGCACGCCTACGTCTACGCCCAGCGCACCGCCGACGACCGCATCGCCCTGGGCGGCCGCGGCGTCCCCTACCGCTACGCCTCGGCCGCCGCGCGGTCCGGCGACGGCCGCACCCGGCCCGCCACCGTCGAGGCCCTCCGCGACCTCATGGTCCGGCTCTTCCCCACCACGGCCGGCGCCCGTATCGACCACACCTGGTCCGGCGTCCTCGGCGTGCCCCGCGACTGGTGCGCCACCGTCTCCCTGGACCGCTCCACCGGTCTCGGCTGGGCGGGCGGCTACGTCGGTTCCGGCGTCGCCACCGCCAACCTCGCCGCCCGCACCCTGCGCGACCTGATCCAGCAGGACTCCGGCCAGGCGGGCCCCACCGACCTGACCACCCTGCCCTGGGTCAACCACAAGGTCCGCCGCTGGGAACCCGAACCGCTGCGCTGGCTCGGCGTCCACGGCATGTACGCCGCCTACCGCGCCGCCGACCGGCGGGAGGCCACCTCCCCGCGCACGGGCACCGACCCGATCGCCAAGGTGGCGGACCGCATCGCCGGGCGGCACTGA
- a CDS encoding rhomboid-like protein, whose product MRQSVMPQNQPEDEPEHIPANVPEHVTASHQESGPESGPDARAAGSLATTARAASTALRRWITTAPGTYVWLAILFATTVVMHRMSPDFEEDFLRQRSTNIHELSQNPVRVLVSSALWIDGGRWLPYAVLFTVFHATAEHWLGTLRWLTVAAAAHVLATLVSEGVLAWAVRHGHAPQSSVNTLDIGVSYALAGVVAVLVYRVPRPWRHVYAFAVLVFYGIPLVTGRSFTDLGHFTAVLIGLACYPLTRHPHPRGPRTS is encoded by the coding sequence GTGCGTCAATCGGTTATGCCCCAGAACCAGCCGGAGGACGAGCCGGAGCACATCCCGGCCAACGTCCCGGAGCACGTCACGGCGAGCCATCAGGAGAGCGGGCCGGAGAGCGGGCCGGATGCCCGTGCGGCCGGCAGCCTGGCCACCACCGCCCGCGCTGCCAGCACCGCCCTCCGCCGCTGGATCACCACCGCCCCCGGCACGTACGTCTGGCTGGCGATCCTCTTCGCCACCACCGTCGTGATGCACCGGATGTCGCCGGACTTCGAGGAGGACTTCCTGCGCCAGCGCTCGACCAACATCCACGAGCTCTCGCAGAACCCGGTCCGGGTCCTCGTCTCCAGCGCCCTGTGGATCGACGGCGGCCGATGGCTCCCGTACGCCGTCCTGTTCACCGTCTTCCACGCCACCGCCGAACACTGGCTCGGCACCCTGCGCTGGCTCACCGTCGCCGCCGCCGCCCACGTCCTCGCCACCCTCGTCAGCGAGGGCGTCCTGGCCTGGGCGGTCCGGCACGGCCACGCACCGCAGTCCTCCGTCAACACCCTGGACATCGGGGTCAGTTACGCGCTCGCGGGGGTGGTCGCCGTCCTCGTCTACCGCGTCCCGCGCCCCTGGCGGCACGTGTATGCCTTCGCCGTCCTCGTCTTCTACGGCATCCCGCTCGTCACCGGCCGCTCCTTCACCGACCTGGGCCACTTCACCGCCGTACTGATCGGGCTCGCCTGCTACCCGCTGACCCGTCACCCCCACCCCCGGGGCCCGCGCACCTCCTGA
- a CDS encoding aminoglycoside phosphotransferase family protein, whose product MIDIPDALIETQSKYNGEAGRAFIATLPSLAARFLEEWGLRRDGAAMYGVSALVLPVVRDSDGCPAALKLQLLDEESVGEPVALRVWGAAGSGAVGLLDHDPLTGTMLLERLDERRPLSAVADTREAVGVLAQVLSRLVAVPAPEGLRGLGDIAARMLDAVPGAVGSLVEESERQLLLDCAAAVREVVGEPGDRLLHWDLHYDNILAGRAEAGRAHEWLALDPKPLAGHPGFDLFPALGDRFDAAEVRWRFDALTEALGMERDRGRARAWTLGRVLQDGLWDIKDGEVRLPERHVEIGRQLLERG is encoded by the coding sequence GTGATCGACATTCCGGATGCCCTGATCGAGACCCAGTCCAAGTACAACGGGGAGGCCGGGCGGGCGTTCATCGCCACGCTGCCGTCGCTGGCCGCCCGGTTCCTGGAGGAGTGGGGGCTGCGGCGGGACGGCGCCGCGATGTACGGCGTGAGCGCGCTGGTGCTGCCGGTGGTGCGGGATTCGGACGGGTGCCCGGCGGCCCTCAAACTCCAGCTGCTGGACGAGGAGTCGGTGGGCGAGCCGGTCGCCCTGCGGGTCTGGGGTGCGGCGGGGTCCGGGGCGGTGGGGCTGCTCGACCACGATCCGCTGACCGGCACGATGCTGCTGGAGCGGCTGGACGAACGCCGCCCGCTGTCGGCCGTGGCCGACACGCGGGAGGCGGTCGGCGTCCTCGCACAGGTCCTGTCCCGGCTGGTGGCCGTACCGGCTCCGGAAGGACTGCGCGGGCTCGGGGACATCGCGGCGCGGATGCTGGACGCGGTTCCGGGCGCGGTCGGTTCGCTGGTGGAGGAGTCGGAACGGCAGCTGCTGCTGGACTGCGCGGCGGCGGTACGTGAGGTGGTGGGCGAGCCGGGCGACCGGCTGCTGCACTGGGACCTGCACTACGACAACATCCTGGCGGGCCGGGCGGAGGCGGGCCGGGCGCACGAGTGGCTGGCGCTGGACCCGAAGCCGCTGGCCGGGCACCCGGGCTTCGATCTGTTCCCGGCCCTGGGCGACCGGTTCGACGCGGCGGAAGTGCGGTGGCGGTTCGACGCGTTGACCGAGGCGCTGGGCATGGAGCGGGACCGGGGGCGGGCGCGGGCCTGGACGCTGGGCCGGGTGCTCCAGGACGGGCTGTGGGACATCAAGGACGGCGAGGTACGGCTGCCGGAGAGGCATGTGGAGATCGGCCGGCAGCTGCTGGAGCGGGGATAG
- a CDS encoding GNAT family N-acetyltransferase has translation MIRTATPDDVPVIHAMVRDLADYEKALHEANATEEQLHEALFGERPAAYAHVAVSDEDGEVVGFALWFLNFSTWRGVHGIYLEDLYVRPERRGGGHGKALLTELARICAERGYERLEWSVLNWNAPSIAFYESLGARPQDEWTVYRLTDGALAELGGR, from the coding sequence ATGATTCGTACCGCTACTCCCGACGATGTCCCGGTCATCCACGCCATGGTGCGGGACCTGGCCGACTACGAGAAGGCCCTGCACGAGGCGAACGCCACCGAGGAGCAGCTGCACGAGGCGCTGTTCGGCGAGCGGCCCGCCGCGTACGCGCACGTCGCGGTGTCGGACGAGGACGGCGAGGTCGTCGGGTTCGCGCTGTGGTTCCTCAACTTCTCGACCTGGCGCGGGGTCCACGGCATCTACCTGGAGGACCTGTACGTACGTCCGGAGCGGCGCGGCGGCGGCCACGGGAAGGCGCTGCTGACGGAGTTGGCGCGGATCTGCGCCGAGCGCGGGTACGAGCGCCTGGAGTGGTCGGTGCTCAACTGGAACGCCCCGTCCATCGCCTTCTACGAGTCGCTGGGCGCCCGGCCGCAGGACGAGTGGACGGTGTACCGGCTGACGGACGGGGCGCTGGCGGAGCTCGGAGGGCGCTGA
- a CDS encoding zinc-binding dehydrogenase: MYAVRLHAFGPAENLTHESAEDPVPGPGQVRIAVAAAGVHLLDTALREGMTGPYPAPAELPTIPGREVAGTVESLGEGTDPGWLGKRVVVHLGMAPGGYAELTVADADRLHEIPAGLDEAEAVAMIGTGRTTLGILRFTELGPDSVVIVPAAAGGIGTLLVQYAKNAGATVIGLAGGPSKVAAVKANGADLAVDYTLPDWPRTVRGHLESLGRRATVVFDSVGGVTARAAVDLLGEGGAHIVFGWSGEDLHDGKPLSFTPEELAERGITSENVLGPAMIRKGGGLRALETLALAEAAAGRLRPAVQRYPLAEAAAAHRALETRGTMGKVVLEP, from the coding sequence ATGTACGCCGTCCGCCTCCATGCCTTCGGCCCCGCCGAAAACCTCACCCACGAGTCGGCCGAGGACCCCGTACCCGGCCCCGGCCAGGTACGGATCGCCGTGGCCGCGGCCGGCGTGCACCTCCTCGACACCGCCCTGCGCGAAGGCATGACCGGCCCGTACCCGGCGCCGGCCGAACTGCCCACCATCCCCGGCCGGGAAGTCGCCGGAACCGTCGAATCGCTCGGCGAGGGCACCGACCCCGGCTGGCTCGGCAAGCGCGTCGTCGTGCACCTCGGCATGGCCCCCGGCGGTTACGCCGAACTCACCGTCGCCGACGCCGACCGGCTCCACGAGATCCCGGCCGGGCTCGACGAGGCCGAGGCCGTCGCGATGATCGGCACCGGCCGCACGACCCTGGGCATCCTCCGGTTCACCGAACTGGGCCCCGACTCCGTCGTCATCGTCCCCGCCGCCGCGGGCGGCATCGGCACGCTGCTGGTGCAGTACGCCAAGAACGCCGGAGCCACCGTCATCGGCCTCGCGGGCGGCCCCTCGAAGGTCGCCGCGGTCAAGGCCAACGGCGCCGACCTCGCCGTCGACTACACGCTCCCCGACTGGCCCCGCACGGTCCGCGGCCACCTGGAGTCGCTCGGCCGGCGCGCCACCGTCGTCTTCGACTCCGTGGGCGGAGTCACCGCCCGCGCCGCCGTCGACCTCCTCGGCGAAGGCGGAGCGCACATCGTCTTCGGCTGGTCCGGCGAGGACCTCCACGACGGAAAGCCGCTGTCCTTCACCCCCGAGGAACTCGCCGAGCGCGGCATCACGTCCGAGAACGTGCTCGGCCCCGCCATGATCCGCAAGGGCGGCGGGCTGCGCGCCCTGGAGACCCTGGCCCTCGCCGAGGCCGCGGCCGGCAGGCTGCGGCCCGCCGTCCAGCGCTACCCGCTCGCCGAAGCGGCGGCGGCCCATCGCGCCCTGGAAACCCGCGGCACGATGGGCAAGGTCGTCCTGGAACCGTAA
- a CDS encoding NAD(P)-binding protein, with translation MQRIHVIGGGFAGLTAAVTAAESGAQVTLHEAHHTLGGRARTAEGPYRTNEGPHALYNGGPHWTWLARRGLLGPVAAVPLLEGTRFRFRRDGVSRRTPPLGMLRLARRSARHAPVDADYLGWAGGQVGEEGARAAAHYMGVALFHHDPGSLSAAFVQERFRRAAALPPEARYPVGGWAQVVDRMAARARNLGVRVETTARIDAPALAALARTGPVIVATSLDAARTLLDDPALTWDSGRTALIDLAVRTRRGDAFVVSDLDAPGWIERFSAQDRTLAPAGEQLVQGHVPIAPGAPKADGVARAEQLLDLGFDGWRDRVTWRREALATGRTGAVDRPGTTWRDRPSIIRGDGVFLAGDQVAAPGLLSEVSFNSGIEAATLALKAAERRTDTGADLRSA, from the coding sequence ATGCAGCGCATCCACGTCATCGGCGGCGGCTTCGCCGGGCTCACCGCCGCGGTCACCGCCGCCGAATCCGGCGCACAGGTCACCCTCCACGAGGCCCACCACACCCTCGGCGGCCGGGCCAGGACCGCCGAGGGCCCGTACCGCACCAACGAGGGGCCGCACGCCCTGTACAACGGCGGGCCCCACTGGACCTGGCTCGCCCGACGCGGCCTCCTCGGGCCCGTCGCCGCCGTACCGCTCCTCGAAGGCACCCGCTTCCGCTTCCGCCGCGACGGCGTCTCCCGCCGGACCCCGCCCCTCGGCATGCTGCGCCTCGCCCGCCGCAGCGCCCGGCACGCCCCCGTCGACGCGGACTACCTCGGCTGGGCCGGCGGCCAGGTCGGCGAGGAGGGCGCCCGCGCGGCGGCGCACTACATGGGTGTGGCGCTCTTCCACCACGACCCCGGTTCGCTCTCCGCCGCCTTCGTCCAGGAACGCTTCCGCCGCGCCGCCGCGCTCCCGCCCGAGGCGCGCTACCCGGTCGGCGGCTGGGCCCAGGTCGTCGACCGGATGGCCGCCCGCGCCCGGAACCTCGGCGTGCGCGTCGAGACCACCGCCCGGATCGACGCCCCCGCCCTCGCCGCCCTGGCACGGACCGGCCCCGTCATCGTCGCGACCTCCCTGGACGCCGCCCGTACCCTGCTCGACGATCCCGCCCTGACCTGGGACAGCGGCCGTACGGCCCTGATCGACCTGGCGGTACGGACCCGGCGGGGCGACGCTTTCGTGGTGTCCGACCTGGACGCTCCGGGCTGGATCGAGCGGTTCAGCGCCCAGGACCGGACCCTCGCCCCGGCTGGCGAACAGCTCGTGCAGGGCCATGTGCCGATCGCTCCCGGCGCCCCGAAAGCGGACGGTGTCGCCCGCGCCGAACAGCTCCTCGACCTCGGCTTCGACGGCTGGCGCGACCGCGTCACCTGGCGTCGCGAGGCCCTCGCCACCGGGCGTACGGGTGCGGTCGACCGGCCCGGCACCACCTGGCGGGACCGCCCCTCCATCATCCGGGGCGACGGCGTCTTCCTCGCGGGCGACCAGGTGGCGGCCCCGGGGCTCCTCAGCGAGGTGTCGTTCAACAGCGGCATCGAAGCGGCGACGCTCGCGCTGAAGGCCGCCGAACGGCGCACGGACACCGGAGCGGACCTCAGGAGCGCCTGA
- a CDS encoding pentapeptide repeat-containing protein — protein sequence MAGSAGRTRGKKDTVTAARRPEVRLPPLVPYEGAELEPDGDYDGVRFDAVDLADQSGPGARFMDCALEGCALDRTELVRARFIDSVLTGVRGVGTDLAGASLRDVEIVDARLGGVQLHGAVLERVVVRGGKIDYLNLRKARLKDVVFEGCVLSEPDFGDAQLVRVEFRDCVLKRVDFSAARMESVDLRAVAELDIARGVERLAGAVISPVQLMELAPAFAAQIGVRVEA from the coding sequence ATGGCAGGAAGCGCGGGCAGGACCAGAGGCAAGAAGGACACCGTGACGGCGGCTCGGCGTCCGGAGGTGCGGCTGCCGCCGCTCGTTCCGTACGAGGGGGCGGAGCTGGAGCCGGACGGGGACTACGACGGTGTGCGGTTCGACGCGGTGGACCTCGCGGACCAGTCGGGTCCGGGCGCCCGCTTCATGGACTGCGCGCTGGAGGGCTGCGCCCTGGACCGTACGGAGCTGGTCAGGGCCCGCTTCATCGATTCGGTGCTCACGGGGGTACGGGGGGTGGGCACCGATCTCGCGGGGGCGTCGCTGCGTGACGTGGAGATCGTGGACGCGCGGCTGGGCGGGGTGCAGTTGCACGGAGCGGTGCTGGAGCGGGTGGTGGTGCGCGGCGGGAAGATCGACTACCTGAATCTGCGGAAGGCGCGGCTGAAGGACGTCGTGTTCGAGGGCTGTGTGCTGTCCGAGCCGGACTTCGGGGACGCGCAGCTGGTGCGGGTGGAGTTCCGGGACTGTGTGCTGAAGCGGGTCGACTTCAGCGCGGCGCGGATGGAGTCGGTGGACCTGCGGGCGGTCGCCGAGCTGGACATCGCCCGGGGGGTGGAACGGCTGGCGGGTGCGGTGATCAGCCCGGTCCAGCTGATGGAGCTGGCACCGGCGTTCGCGGCGCAGATCGGAGTACGGGTGGAGGCATGA